The DNA region aatatacatattatagGTAATGATACTATGAATGTAGAAAGGTTTCGAAATGCATATAATTTACATCTTATAAATCCTCATAGATTTCATGACATATATCCTATAAGtataaatgaatttaaTGAAGATGAAGAGCATTGTGGTTATTATAGTACTATGAGAAATAGTATGTGCTATAATGAATTGGAAAATAGATTGTATAGAATTCGTGAAGAAATTAATGAACTTTATGATAATATCGTAAATAGTTTTCCTGATTCTAGAGAAGGTAGAGATAGGTTTCGTATATATTTAGACGCATTAAACGAAAGAAATGTTCTGGAAGATGATGctttattaaataatgagCATAATCATATACGTGTGGAACATAATTATAGATTACGCCAAAGAATGAGACGTCCAGATAGGTTGACTATTTTTCCTATCGATAACATGTTTAGTTGCAATTATTATGCCAATTATCTTTTCAATAATAATGTTGAGCAAGACAACAATAGGCATATGAATAATGAACTTCCTAGTTTGAATCAGGATGTATACAATTCTTTGTCCGATGGAAATGGAAACTATACATCTGAAAATGCGGAAAGAGGTAGAGAAATTACTAATATTTCTATGAATGATCGTTGTTCTTATGactattataatatatttgatagAGACTATACTGGAAATAgagaaaatatattagaCAATAATGAAAGGGAATTGGAATGCTCTAAAGgtgatataaataaagaagaaaataaagaagaaacCAAGAAGGATACTAATGAAGTATGTAATGAAGAAAACAAGAAGGATACTaatgaagaatataaaaaggatAATAAGGATAGTACTGAAAATAGAAAGgaagatgatgaaaatgaattatatagTACAGGAGAAAATGAAACCCAAGTATGTAATGGAACGAATAACatatttgataataatgaacaaaatgaatatgGAATGATAAACAATAGAACAGATACAATTTCAAGAgcattaaatataaactCTGATACGTGTGCAgtaaataatatcaatatatGGTCCGATAGCTATTCTGAATCTTCTATGGATTAtgaatatgataataattcGGTGAATACCACAAGAGATATATCTGGGAGTCATGGAAGAGTTCTAGAATCGAGGGATGCATTCCCAGAACGAGAGTTCTCTCCATTATTTACGGAAGATATAATTATAGCACCATCATCTTCTGATACAAACGAAGCAGATCCTGAAGATGAGTCATTTCGATATATCAATAGAAGAAATGAATTACGAGAAATGCGAAGAGTGCGACGAATTCTATTAATACGACAAATAAGACAATCAGAAGAAATGACACCAACATATCGAGTGAGGGAAACCGTTGAAGAGGAATTAACAGATGAAGAGGAAGAAACAGATGAAGAGGAAGAAACAGATGAAGAGGAAGAAACAGAACAAGAGGGAGAAACAGAACAAGTTGGAGAAACAGAACAAGTTGGAGAAACAGAACAAGTTGGAGAAACAGAACAAGTGGGAGAAGCACAAGAAACAGAAGAACTGGTAATACCATATAATAGTGAATATGATGATCTTTATTCATCTACTGATTCAAATGAAAGGGATCTACATCCTTCGTCTGAAGTTATAACTGAAAGAATTGATGAGAATGATATAGACAGTGAAGATAAACATATATTGTTTGAGAGAGAAAATTCGAAATCTTCTGTAGATCATAGTGAAAATTCGAAATCTTCTGTGCATGATAGTGAAAATTCGAAATCTTCTGTAGATCATAGTGAAAGTTCGATTTATCCCTTATTATACAGTGCAAATTCACTATCATCAGCACGCTATAATGAAAATTCGTATTCATCCTCACGTAATAATGAACAGGAGCAATCATCAAATAATCAAAACGTTTTTAAGTCAGGTGGAGGTTCAAACATTAAAACGTATCATGTTGAAACCatatataatgattttaatattaatttattacaTAATTTTATGGATTATAATGGTTATAAAGATACAACAAGAAGAGAGAATTTAGATATTATGTTAAAAGCGTTAGAAAATTTACCAAAGAAGGATGAGTCGTTGAATATATGGACGTATGCACTTAAAGTATCATTAGCAATTATAGAATATGTTTCAAACGAAATATTTTCTTTGGCAGAAATGATAATAGACGACTTCGGATGGAATAGGGGTGATTgtaatgatgataattgTAAATGGTGTGTGGCCTATAATATGTgcaaaatatatttaataacgttgttttttattatgGGTTCTAAACGATGGAATTCAAATTTctcatataaatatttaacTTGTAAGGAATTTATACTTACACGCTTCAAAAAATTAGTATATGATTCAATAGATTTTATTGATGCATATATTGCTATTGTAGAATATTTCTTTTGGAAAAGTATATTTCCTAATCCTAAAGAttcttaaaatatttaaaatgcagtacatatatatatatatatatatatattatagaGAGAGGGAAAGgaatatatacatatatataattatttttattatattttttatttattgatattcgtacaataataaaattattcatatacatatataaaaataaataaattctGATTATTGTTACATATTGTTATCTTTATAATAGGAAATTTTATATTCCCTATTATCCTACGTATTAAGTGTGTCCGTAAGTATTCTTAGTTcgtatttttattatttatataattatatagtTTGTAATTTAAATGAGTGTGTTAAAATCGTAGGAATGATAACCATAttaaataacaaaaaaaaaaaaaaaaaaaaaaaaaaaaatataaatatatacatatatatatatatacatatatatatatatacatatgtgTGTATGTTATTTCCTTTCTTTCCATTATGCTTTTTACTGCgttaaatttattttatacatttttgcacatcatatttatctttataatttttattctGATATATAAGTATAGAGTTTAAGTTATCCTAGTATGGGAATCTTATACTTATAGCTTGAAACTCATAGATTAATTTCAAAAATAATTACATCAATAgatataacatataataaaatatatattaatatatttattaagaataaataaatataattattgaacaaattaaaattttcattatatgCATTTAGAAGAATAATTTAAAAgtaaaatttaaaaaaacagtttaaaattatttatttaaaaaaaaaaaaaaaaaaatgaaataagtatatgaattaataaCCTAAAAATATACTAAAGTATGTATtagaaatatatgaaaataaaaataaaaataaaaataaaaaagtatgtaagaaatacaaaatatCAAATTAAAGTTAGTATAACCATATTTTTGATTTGTTCTAAGAAAATATGTTTACATATAccattatatttatgtaatatatatatatatatatatataatatggaatattttatatttttgcTATTTGATTGTATATTTGTAAATGAACCTTTTGTAGAGAAtaacaaaagaaaaaagtaATACATATGcatatttcttttatgggaatattatttatttataatcTATAGAATAATTTgttgtatttttataaaaaagggaacataaatttatttatttattttttatttattttgttatgtaaaaaaatgtaGGTTCACATagaatttaatataaaaaataaatttattttaagATATAATGTGTGactttataatttttacattacttttaattatgtataaataaaaaatacattaaaaagaatattatataaaataatattataattttacaaaaaaagcattaaataatgtatgcaaatatataaaatatattcttataaaaacaataatgtatgcaaatatataaaatatattcttataaaaacaataataaattaaaacGAAAACAATcttgtatatatatatatatatatatatatatataatgttagaggcaattaataatatttttttgtgtatCTATTCTTTTTCCATAATTATCctataaaataattctCGTTATAAAgtgaaaaataatataaaaaaagaaatatatatttgtatataaattatatacttttaatattttaaaatattaataaagaaaaacattttttttttttttttttgttttttgtttttttttttgtttttgtattattttttattttttttttttttttttttttttttttgttttgtgttattttttttgttttttttattattttttattattttttttttttttttgtttttttaatcaagttgtgttttaattttaatttgtcatatatatgtaatatatatatgaaatatttattttataaagaaaaatacATAAGAATGAATTggtatataatatatatatatatatatatttatagtattgtatatttgtaaaatataaaccataagataataatattgatcGATACAGTGacataaaaattttgtGTTATGCTGTGTATATgtcatattaaaaattaatataacatatgtgaaaatatttatagtttgatattatatccttcattatatatttttatttattttaatataataataagatCAACTGCTACgcataaaaaaaatatatatataatataatatatttatttatttatatataaatacatattaatatatttaccATGACAGAAAGtgatattatttatgatgaaaataCTAAAGTCAGAGCCGTAGTTTCTTCATTTTGTAATAAGAATGGtttgaatataaaaagttaTTCTTGGGTAGTTAAAAAAGCTTTAGGTATCATAATATTAGTACATGGGTTAGGTTCTCATATAAGATTTGgttttttaaaacaaaatgcaaatattataagtaATGATCATGCAGTTTTAATTGATGGagataattattatatttatgaagGTAGTTGGATTGAGAAATTGAATAAAAATGGTTATTCTGTATATGGTTTGGACTTACAAGGACATGGCGAATCTGATGGATATCAGAATTTAAAACTACATATTAATCATTATGATGATTATATACATGACGTTATAGAATACATTGAAAGAGTGTATCAATCAAATATTTcgaaaaatgaaaaaaaaatgtatataacAGATAATGgtaatatagaaaaaaatcCTATATATTTAGTAGGTTATTCAATGGGAGcaaatataattttaagAGCCTTAcaattattaaataaatctAATGATAATCTTATTActaaattaaatataaaagcATTTATATCTTTAGCTGGAATGATATCTATTAAGCATATTGGATCCATTGATtcatacaaatataaatatatctttttaccagtaataaaaatgttatcTTATATATGTCCAAATTATAGATTACGTAACAAAAATAGAGGTTTCAAAAGATTTccatatattaatgatctgatatattttgatgaattaagatataaaaaaggtGTGACAAATAAACTTGCATATGAAGTAATAAAATCAGTGTATatcttaaaaaaatatataaatgatatacctaaaaatattcctatattatttatacattcAAGAGAAGATTCGGTTTGTGCATATGAAGAAGctttatcattttttaataatttatataatactaATAAAGAAATTTATACATTAGAAAATATGGATCATGTGGTGACATTAGAGCCTGGAAATGAAAAAGCTCTAAATAAAATGTTGTCTtggataaaaaaatatgaatgaaaaaaaaaaaaaaaaaaaaatttatgaAGATAAAGACAAATTAAGATAAttgtattataataattattataaattataatataatatatcttaaAAGTAGgaatgtattatataaataataaaatataaaaaaggaaataaaaattttgtacgtatttttatatatacacacatatattgatatatatattattattatttatttattttgtttagATAATGTCGcctcttttttttttttttttttatattaagaagaaatgttatttatatatttttaatttttgaaataaaataaatattagtatatatatttttagaaattacctttcattttatatataaaagaagatatttaatttcatgtacctatatatatatatatatatatatatatcatggatataattttgtgtttgtatatttttgtttcatttatttatgtaggatttttataaatgtatatgcacattatattatttatttatttatttatttatttttgttatatattaaaaaaaaatagactagaatgaattaatattaaaaaaatatttattttaataaaaaagaaatagaATATTTggtattaatatatataataaaaaatatttatagCCATACTTTtgaaacatataaaataggctaaaagttataaaatttaggtttatatgttttttatatattatataataatttattcatttcacatttttaaaaaagaatttttttttataatttcttatgaattttatgtattttttttgtaattttttttgtattttttttgtaatttttttgtaatttttttgtaatttttttgtaatttttttgtaatttttttgtaatttttttgtaatttttttgtaatttttttgtaatttttttgtaatttttttctctttttattcttttaacttttattctttttctttttttttcttctttattttttttgtatttttttcttttttttttttaattaatgaatgtatataattatatttatatattaaacatattatatatatataatatatttataatcATTGATTATTTGTGGGtagtaatataaaatatataagcatatatttttaaaacctacattttaaaaacaagaaaaatatatccgaaagttattatatatatattaataatataatataattatatatataaaaaaaagagaaaaaaaaaaaattaattcTAAATTTATACAATGCAAATGTTTAcatttatgtatatatgtctgaatattgtaatatataaaattaataaagattttaaatatatttaatttagaacaataatatttatattatatttaattatattttatccGTCTTTGTTgtttaaaatttttttttttaatttttgttttaattttttttattttttttttaattttttttaattttgtttttatttacattttttattttattattattatttttttttttttttgtttgttttcTCTATTTTGGTCTATTTGTTTTTGTTCTGTTTTGTTCTATTTGTTTTTGTTCTGTTTTGTTCTATTTGTTTTTGttctgttttttttttttcttttttttttaaaaatttatttttgtttattatttgtttgtatataatataataatagaaaaaaaaagaaaaaagaaaaacgaaaaaagaaaaaaagaaacatatatgtaatgtatattatataatttatatacatatatttttttaataaaatcatagaattttatattaagtacatatgatataaataattaaaaaataataggtacaaatataaattaaatttttttttttttttttctttgaaatatatataaatatatatataatatatttatttatttttatataaatacatattaatatatt from Plasmodium gaboni strain SY75 chromosome 14, whole genome shotgun sequence includes:
- a CDS encoding putative exported protein (Plasmodium exported protein, unknown function), which codes for MKKTNVSKNLLSPYLSFLCMIIGCLILCYICGLEQRKYYDISTFSVRNCRILFDPQKNDFVGSFNSKHLVNELEENLRDESDMAFDNILRENDRSIFQDNNNSSENNNDIPINIIPIIPRESDTNINDENVANLVTDIVENLHDSDEIVNSNNINDEPNQNIDCCNLPVGTIENSISDHGIGNNNTSSGSRNDNMNIHIIGNDTMNVERFRNAYNLHLINPHRFHDIYPISINEFNEDEEHCGYYSTMRNSMCYNELENRLYRIREEINELYDNIVNSFPDSREGRDRFRIYLDALNERNVLEDDALLNNEHNHIRVEHNYRLRQRMRRPDRLTIFPIDNMFSCNYYANYLFNNNVEQDNNRHMNNELPSLNQDVYNSLSDGNGNYTSENAERGREITNISMNDRCSYDYYNIFDRDYTGNRENILDNNERELECSKGDINKEENKEETKKDTNEVCNEENKKDTNEEYKKDNKDSTENRKEDDENELYSTGENETQVCNGTNNIFDNNEQNEYGMINNRTDTISRALNINSDTCAVNNINIWSDSYSESSMDYEYDNNSVNTTRDISGSHGRVLESRDAFPEREFSPLFTEDIIIAPSSSDTNEADPEDESFRYINRRNELREMRRVRRILLIRQIRQSEEMTPTYRVRETVEEELTDEEEETDEEEETDEEEETEQEGETEQVGETEQVGETEQVGETEQVGEAQETEELVIPYNSEYDDLYSSTDSNERDLHPSSEVITERIDENDIDSEDKHILFERENSKSSVDHSENSKSSVHDSENSKSSVDHSESSIYPLLYSANSLSSARYNENSYSSSRNNEQEQSSNNQNVFKSGGGSNIKTYHVETIYNDFNINLLHNFMDYNGYKDTTRRENLDIMLKALENLPKKDESLNIWTYALKVSLAIIEYVSNEIFSLAEMIIDDFGWNRGDCNDDNCKWCVAYNMCKIYLITLFFIMGSKRWNSNFSYKYLTCKEFILTRFKKLVYDSIDFIDAYIAIVEYFFWKSIFPNPKDS
- a CDS encoding putative lysophospholipase translates to MTESDIIYDENTKVRAVVSSFCNKNGLNIKSYSWVVKKALGIIILVHGLGSHIRFGFLKQNANIISNDHAVLIDGDNYYIYEGSWIEKLNKNGYSVYGLDLQGHGESDGYQNLKLHINHYDDYIHDVIEYIERVYQSNISKNEKKMYITDNGNIEKNPIYLVGYSMGANIILRALQLLNKSNDNLITKLNIKAFISLAGMISIKHIGSIDSYKYKYIFLPVIKMLSYICPNYRLRNKNRGFKRFPYINDLIYFDELRYKKGVTNKLAYEVIKSVYILKKYINDIPKNIPILFIHSREDSVCAYEEALSFFNNLYNTNKEIYTLENMDHVVTLEPGNEKALNKMLSWIKKYE